CACCCAGAACCAGCGCAAACGCCGAAACAATCCGAATCCACTTCGTTGTCAGGTCGTAAAAGCCGACCGAAATTGGATGGGGAACAAAAAACTGCACCATCATCACAATCCCCATTATCAAACAAATCGCCAGCGGTATACTCCGACGCACAAAATCCTCCTTTCTTAACCAAGGGGAAGACCGGTACCAGTCAGGTTGATACCGCTCACATTAAAGAAGTTGCTCACCTCTTGGAAAAATTTCAACCCCGGTAATGCCGAAAGCAAAAGCAAAGCCGAACCCAGAACAATCACCACTAAAATCACCAGTTTGCCCATATCCTGACCCTTGAGCGAACCGAGCAGTAAAGGCTCGCGCGACAGATAGGCGCTCGCCGCATAAAGCTCTTCGCCAATCAAAGTGTAGTCGCACGCAGTGATAAAAAACGGCAACTGGAAAACCGAATCGGTTCCGGCAATCTGAATCGCGCCGGTCGTTGCGCCCGTCTCCGCAAGAATTAGCGACTCTGCCCAGAATGTACCAAGAAAAAAGTTCGTTGCCGGCTTCTCCCGCACCATCAGACCGTCCACCGCCGCAGCATAGGCAAACTGCTCCGAAGTCACATAAAAGATGTTATCCGGCTTAAACGCATCGGGTCTGCCTGCCCGGGTGTAAGCCTCCTTCACCACTTCCCGTGCCACGGTATAAACAATCGGGTCCCGGTTCGGCACGAGTAGCGCCGAGTCGTACTGGGCGGTCTTCTTTGCCACTTCACCCAGGATGTTCAGCGAAGCAATTGTGGCGATATCCGCCACCGAACCCAAACCGGGCACATAAACAATCGGCTTACCCATCTCGGTCGCTCTTCCTACCGCCTCTTCAACCGCATCCAAACCCGCGATGCGCCGCACAAACAGATGCCGACCCGCCTTAGCATGCTCAATAAAGTAAATCACCAGGGCGAAAAACAGAATCATCGCAATCAGAATGTTGAGCCGTGCCCAGTTAAACCACTGCGGCTTGCTCACCACCCATTGCGAAGGCTCGCCCCATACCGTATCCGCGCCTAACACCACACCCAGTTGATAGGAGTAACGCACCCCATCACAAACATTCTCGTCGATGTAGCCGTTATCGCCTGCGCCGAGCGTTGCCACAACCTGCGTTGACTCCCGCTCGCAACTCCGTCTTAGCAGAACAAAGTCCGGTGTCAGTTCCGGTGCCAGTTGCCAGCGGATGGTGATACTCTTACCCGCATCATTGGGCGTATCCTGAACAAACGGCACCGGTGGCGCCACCGTGCTCAAAACCAACCACAACAAAACAACTGTGCTACTCATTCCCGCTCCTTTGCTCCCGCATTCTCCTCACACCGACACGGTATTGAATGGCACTTCGGGCACCCATTATGATACTTGCGGCACGCCTGCTCCAGTTCCACCCCGGCAATACTCGCCAGACTCACCAGCCAGGCAAAAACATCGGCAAACTCCTCCTCCTTCTCTGCCTGCCGATTGTGCCGCAGCGCCCGTGCCAGTTCGCCCACCTCTTCCACAAACCAGCGAAAAGTGCCTTCAATGCCGCGCCGGCGGTCCTTAACTAAATAAATCTCACCGATTAACTTCTGAAACTCACCAATCGTCACATCCCAAGTATTACCAAAACGGAAAAAATGTCAAGCGATTCAGCGGGTAAATGTGTTAATACCGCGCTATTAACGCCGAGAATCCGCTCCTGCCCTTTTTCTCAGACGAAACGGCAGTTCAATTCTGCCTGATGAGTTTGACGGTGCGGTTAAACCGCTCGGTCTCAAACCGGCAGTAGTAAACACCACCGGGCAGGGTTTTGCCCCTGTTGTCCCTGCCATCCCATTGCACCTGATATGTGCCCGGACCACGGTGGTTAGACTCAACGGTGCGGATTAGTTTGCCGGTTGCGGTGTAGATGGCAACCTTTACCACCGCATCCTGGTCCAGCCGATACCGAAAGGCAAAACCGCGGACACCAATGCTGGCACCAACGGGCTGAAAGTACTCCAGCGGGTTGCCCGCTTCGGTGACACCAGCAGCAGTGACCACGACACTGTCAAAAGCGATGTCGTTAAACGGGTTCTGGTCACCGACCAGCGCCACGGTGCAGCGTACCGGATAAACCCCAATCCGGCTCGCCCGCCAAATGCTAAACCAGACCGTATCAACCGCACCCGCCGCCAGCGAATCCGGCACACCCTGAATGTAGTCAGTACCAATCCGCATTATCGCCCAGAACTGCACCGGCTCTGTGCCCGAATTTCTGACCACCGCTGCCGGCACAACCACACTGTCCAGCCGCACCA
The nucleotide sequence above comes from candidate division WOR-3 bacterium. Encoded proteins:
- a CDS encoding nucleotide pyrophosphohydrolase; protein product: MTIGEFQKLIGEIYLVKDRRRGIEGTFRWFVEEVGELARALRHNRQAEKEEEFADVFAWLVSLASIAGVELEQACRKYHNGCPKCHSIPCRCEENAGAKERE